From the Conexivisphaerales archaeon genome, the window TGATACTGGGATAGGTTTCGTGCAAGAATATTGAAGCGGTTAGGGTTGGTCCAAAAAGTATGCTGTAGACACCAAAAAGAGAGAATATACCTCTTATCTTGTCCGATATAGATTTTGACCATTCTAGGTAATGCTCGTGGATTTCATCATTCTGATTTAGTGACTCTTTTGCTTTCCTGATTTCAGCCTCCAGTTGGGAACACCTCTTCTCTATCCTCTCAGCCAGCCTGAAAAGAAAAAGAATAGTCGGTGCTGCCATAATGTGTATCAGCTGTTTATCTTTTGAATCTGGTAATCTCTCTATCAACCTTAACTTGGAAAGTTTCCTGATTCTCTTGCTAAGGGTACTGCGCGAGGCTACAGGAGCCGCCTCTAAGACAAACCTGTTGAAACTCTGACCATTTCTGCCATGATTGTACAGCAGCTTGAGGATCTCTCTGTCCAGGGAGTCGATATCGTCCAGACCAAGTTCGTAAATAGTTCCAGGCCCTGATGCCCAAGACATGTATTGTTGTCGATAATTTTTGACTTTAAAGAATTGTGGTCACACAGCTATACTGGTTTAAATGATTGATTATTTTTGGGGTGCAGGCAGAAGTTAAAACTTTTGGTCTTGTAAGAGGTAATGTTGCATGCATACAATGAATGAAAGGCTGAATAGGCTGTCCAATTCTGGCCATAGGTGCACAAATGGCATCGAGTAAAAATAAAAAACCTCCATTTTAGCCATCAAATACTATGAGTACAATCACCCTAGGTGACTGGAAGTTATACGAAGCAGGCAAGAAAGCAGCCAAAGGGATCATAGTCATACATGAAATCTTCGGGTTCAATCAGTACATAGCTTCTGTGGCTGATAGCCTTGCCAAAGCAGGATACAAGGCTATAGCAGTAGATCTGTTCAAAGGAAAAGTAGCCAAGAGCCTGGAGGAAGGCATGAAATTCAGGAGCGAGGTGACTAACGAAGACTTGAATGACTGCATAGGAAGGGCAGAGAAAAAGATGAGGGAGGATGGAGTAGAGAAGGTGGGAGTACTTGGCTTCTGCATGGGAGGAGGTTTTGCACTTCAATCTGCATGCAACCTGAACATAGACTACTGCATAGACTACTATGGGCTCATACAGAACGAAGGCGATGTGGAGAGGTTGAAAGGGCCTTTGCTCATTGTCCTAGCTTCAAACGATGAAAGGGTGACCATGTGGGCCTTGCAAAAGCTTCTCCCCGCCACTGTACGGTATCAGAAGAAAGTCGAACTCCATCTTTACCCTAATACTGTGCATGCGTTTCATAGGCCTGGCTGGCAGGGCTACAACAAGGAAGCAGCTGACGACGCCTGGGAAAGAACCCTTGATTTCATCAGAAGGGTCTGAGGAATTTGTACCAGAAGAATCCTTAAGACAACCGAAGCATCTTTGATCCAGTTTGAGCAGGAAATAAAGATAGAGATAAAGAAACATGCATATATGTATATATGAATACGTGTCAGTTACCTTCTGTCATAAATCTAGGTTGGCAGATACGTCATCAATAAGATGAGCCTTAAAGAGTATGTCTACACATCAAAGCTGATTGGCATGACACATCCTTGAAAATATTTTTAAGAACGGGTTGAAGCCAATCGATGGTGAAGTAGAGTTGGCTTTAGATTAC encodes:
- a CDS encoding dienelactone hydrolase family protein, whose amino-acid sequence is MSTITLGDWKLYEAGKKAAKGIIVIHEIFGFNQYIASVADSLAKAGYKAIAVDLFKGKVAKSLEEGMKFRSEVTNEDLNDCIGRAEKKMREDGVEKVGVLGFCMGGGFALQSACNLNIDYCIDYYGLIQNEGDVERLKGPLLIVLASNDERVTMWALQKLLPATVRYQKKVELHLYPNTVHAFHRPGWQGYNKEAADDAWERTLDFIRRV